CAACCATCTGCGCGGCAAGCACAAGCCCACCTTCACCCCGCATGTCGATGATGGCGACAACGTCATCGTCATCAATGCCGACAAGGTGGTGTTCACCGGCAAAAAATACACCGACAAGGTCTATTACTGGCACACTGGCCATCCCGGCGGCATCAAGGAGCGCACCGCGCGCCAGCTGCTCGAGGGCCGTTTCCCCGAGCGCGTCGTCGAGAAGGCCGTCGAGCGCATGATCCCGCGCGGCCCGCTTGGCCGCCGTCAGATGAAGAATCTCCGCGTCTATGCCGGCGCCGAGCATCCGCACACCGCTCAGCAGCCCGTCACGCTCGACGTGGCCAAGCTGAACTCCAAGAACAAGAGGGCTTCGTAATGGCTGAGCTTTCCTCGCTCGCAGAACTCGGCACCGTCGCCGCGCAGCCGGCCGCGCCCGTGCATGTCCAGAAGCTCGACAAGTCGGGCCGCGCTTACGCCACCGGCAAGCGCAAGAACGCCATCGCGCGCGTCTGGGTGAAGCCGGGCTCCGGCAAGATCACTGTCAACGACAAGGAATTCGCGACCTATTTCGCGCGTCCGGTGCTGCAGATGATCCTCAACCAGCCGATCGTCGCGGCCAACCGCGCCGGCCAGTACGACATCGTCGCCACCGTCATCGGCGGCGGCCTCTCCGGTCAGGCCGGTGCGGTCCGTCACGGCATCTCCAAGGCGCTGACCTACTATGAGCCGGGCCTGCGCTCGGTGCTCAAGAAGGGCGGATTCCTGACCCGCGACAGCCGCGTGGTCGAGCGCAAGAAGTACGGCAAGGCGAAAGCCCGCCGCAGCTTCCAGTTCTCGAAGCGCTAAGCGCTGGGAAATCCAAGCTTTCGAAAAGGCCGCCTCCGAGCGGCCTTTTTGTTTTCCGCTACCAGTGCCCGGCCGGCGTTTTGATGTAGTCGATGAAGGCGCGCAGCGGCGCGGGCACCAAGCGGCGCCCGGGATAGTAGAGAAACGGCCCGGAAAATTCCTGCCACCACGGCTCCAGCACGGGCTCCAGCGCGCCGCTCTCGAAATGCGGGCGCACCCAGTCCTCGAACAGCCAGAGAATGCCGACACCGGCAATCGCCGCGTCGACAGCGAGATCGACGCCTCCGCCAATGCTGACGAGCAATGGTCCGGTGGTGTCGACGCGCACCACCTCACCGTCCCGCTCGAACTCCCAGGGCGTCATGACCCCGCTCGGGAAGCGGCCGCGTATGCAGGCATGGCCAAGCAGGTCGCGCGGGTGCTGTGGCCGGCCGTGGCGATCAAGATAGGCTGGTGCTGCGGAGGTGGTGAAGCGCTGCGTGCGCGGTCCGATCGGCACGGCGATCATGTCCTGCTCCAGCCGCTCGTCATAGCGGATGCCGGCATCGCAGCCGGCCACCAGCAGATCGATAAAGTTCTCCTCGGCGATCACCTCCAGGCGAATGGCCGGATAGGCCGCCAGAAAACCCGGAACGATTCTTGGCAACACCAGCCGCGAGGCGCTTATCGGCACATTGAGCCGCAGGGTTCCGGCGGGCCGATCGCGAAAGCCGTTCACCACATCGAGCGCGGCTTCGACCTCCCCCAGTGCGGGGCCGAGCCGCGCCAGCAGACCGGCGCCAGCCTCGGTCAAAGCGACGCTACGCGTGGTGCGGTTGAAGAGCCGCACGCCAAGCTGTGTTTCCAGACGGCGGATGGCTTCACTGAGCGCGGAGGCGCTGCCCGCCGTGGCGCGGGCGCCTTCGCGAAAGCCGCCGGCGCGCGCCACGGCCATAAACGCCTGAAGATCGTTGAGATCAGCCGCCATTGTTCCTAATTCCGCACAAGCCGTACCGGTTATACCCGGTTATCGGGACAGCGGCCATGAGCTATCTCCCTCGTCGACAGCGAAGGAGACCACGATGTCCAGCGTAAACAAATCCGGCACCTATAAACTCGGCGACCGTTCGGTCCGCCGCCTCGGCTACGGCGCCATGCAGCTCGCAGGCAAGGGCGTGTTCGGTCCGCCGAAAGATCATGACGCGGCCATCGCCGTGCTGCGCGAAGCGGTAGCGCAAGGCGTGAACCATATCGACACCAGCGATTATTACGGGCCCTATGTCACCAACAGGCTGATCCGCGAGGCGCTTGCGCCCTACCCCGACGACCTCACCATCGTCACCAAGATCGGCGCCCGCCGTGGCGAAGACGCCTCCTGGCTGCCGGCCTTCACAGCCGACGAGCTCGAGCAGGCCGTGCACGACAATCTCCGCAATCTCGGTCTTGAGGTGATGGACGTCGTCAATCTGCGCATCATGTTCGGGGTGCATGGTCCGGCCGAAGGTTCCATCGAGGCGCAGGTCACCAAGCTTGCCGAGCTGCAGCGCAAAGGCCTGGTGCGCCATATCGGCTTGAGCAACGTCACCCGCGCGCAGATCGCGGAAGGCCGCAAGATCTGCGACATCGTCTGCGTGCAGAACCAGTACAATCTGGCGCACCGCGACGATGACGCGCTGATCCATGAGCTGGCTCGCGACGGCATCGCCTATGTGCCGTTCTTCCCGCTCGGTGGGTTCAGCCCGTTGCAATCGTCGACGCTGTCCGACGTGGCCGACCGGCTCGGCGCGACGCCGATGCAGGTGGCGCTGGCGTGGCTGCTGCAGCGTTCGCCCAATATCCTTTTGATACCGGGCACCTCTTCGGTCGCGCATCTGCGGGAGAATCTGGCAGCCGCGGAGTTGGAGCTGTCGGCTGATGTGTTGAACGAGCTGGATGGCGTGGCGAAAGCTGCGTAGGTCGGCGCAGCACCCCGCCCGCGCCTGCGGCGCGACCTCCCCATCGAGGGGAGGTAGGGCGCCGCGCTTTATGCTTGAACGCCAGTTTAGCATTCAGGATTACCGCACCGCAGGCATGCAGCGACGGCAGTTTGGCACGACGTTCTACCTCCCGTCGATGGGGAGGTCGGCGCGAAGCGCCGGGCGGGGTGAAGCGCCGACGCCAGCTAATTAATGCTCGCCGTATGCGCCGGCTCGGCCTGCCTGATGTCCGTCGTATAAGGCACCCGATAGCCATTCGCCGCCAGCCACTCGATCGCCGCTTTCGGCTCGTCGGTCTGGATGATCGTTGCGCCGCGGTCGACCCAGAAACCCCAGGCTTCGCGTGGCAGGCCGGCGGCGACGGCGAGTTCGTCGCCACGGCCGCCGGCGAGGAAGCCGCCCGGCTTGTGCACGATGGCGTAGGTGTCGGCCCAAAGGTGCCAATCGCCGCGAGCCGCTTCCGCGCGCATATGGTTGCTGAACAGCGGCCCGCCAGAGGCGGTCAGCGTCTCGGCGCCGTTGCGCCAGTTGATCAACTCGATGGCGCGCGGCGCGAACACCTTGTCGACCTCATCGGCGAAGGCGGCATCATGCACGGCGTCGTCGGCGAGGATCGGCATGAACTGGAAGCCGCCGCCTGCGCTTGCAAGCGCGGCACTGGCGGCATCGATGCGCTGCGGGTTCCAGAGGTTCTCCTTGACGATCACCTGGTCGGCCATGCCGAGGTCGCGCGCCTCCGCGACCATGCCCGGCAGGTCGGTCACCTCCAGCTTGTTGTCGAGGTTGATCAGGATCCTGTCCCTGGTCGTCAGCAGCATCTCGCGCAGCGTCGACACCGTCTCGTTGGTGACGGCGCCCGTGCCCTCGATGACCAGCCGGCAGTTCTTCAGCTCGGCCAGCGTGTAGTTCACGACCTCCCCCTTGCAGGTGGTGGTGCGGTCGAGCCAGCTGTCATGCATGATGACGAACTCGCCGTCCTTCGCGCGCCGGACATCGACCTCGATGATCTCGGCGCCGATCGCGATCGACCCTTCGACCGCGGCCAACGAGTTTTCGGCATAAAGCGTCTTGCCGGCCTGCATGCTGCCGGCGCGGTGCGCGGCGATCATCACATGATCGCGCCATTGGTTGGCGTGCTCGAAGCGATCGAGGATTTGGGCGGCGCGCGTCTCGCCGGCTAGACTTTGGTTAGGAATTGCACCAAGCGCGGCGGACAGAAAAAGCCTCAGCCAGAGTGTTCGCATCGGGGAATCGCTCCGTTCCGGTCGCGACCCGGTTAGGCGATGCCCATGACAGGGCGGTGAACGAAGCCGGCTAGCTGTTTCGTATCGAAGTCCGTCAAATACGCTTGGAAAGGCGCCGGAACCAGGCGAGCGCCGGCATTTCGACGAAGCGCCAGGTGAACCACGACGCGACGACGACGGCGATCAACATCGCGATCAAAGCCGCAAAACCGATCAAGGGCGAGCCGGCGCCGAAGCCGGTCGCATGCTCACCTCGCAGCATCAGGTCGCCAACGATGCCGAGCCCGAGCTTGCGTTCGATCAGGCCGCCGGCATTGATCAGGCGCGCCTGGACGAAGATGTGGACCATGTAGATCGAATAGGAGAGCGAACCGAGCAGCAGCATCGGCCGGCTGCGCAGCACGGCGCTGACCAAGCCGCCCTCATGTGCAAACAGGTAAAGCGCCAGCGCGAAGACGACCGGTGCCGCAATGCCAAGGTCGTTGGTGCCGGCAATGGAGACGAACAGCGCGATCCCCGTGATCGTCACAAGCTCCGCAATCGTCCAGGCGATGCGCCCTGTCCCGCCGCTAAGCGCTTGTCGCGCCTCTGCAATGGAATCGTGCTGAAACCAGGCGAGCAGCGCGCCGAGCGAGAAGCCGTAAAGGCAACGGATGAAGCCGAAGTCGAAGGACACGTCCATATGACGCGTCGAGACCGCGAGCAGGAAAAGCGGCGCCGTCACCGCGGCGGCGACGAACCATGTCCAGGCGCGCTGGCCAGCGGCGAAGACGACGGCGGCAAACAGCAGATAGGTGAAGAACTCGGCCGAAATGCTCCAGCTCGGCGCGTTCCAGCTCAGATGATCCTCGACGCCCATGCCCTGCAGGAGGAAGAGGTTGGCGATCAAGCTTTTCAGGTCGAAACCGGCGGTGAAGGGTGCGGGACCCGTTCCGTGCAGCGCCGGCAGGACGAGCCGCAGCGCCTCGAAGCCAGCGAAAGCGGCAAGCATCATAAGATGCAGCGGATAGATGCGGCCGAAGCGCACGAGCGCGAAACGCGCAAGATCGTCCGGCTCGTTCAGGCGGCCGCCATAGGCGCTGGCGATGACGAAACCGGAGAGCACGAAGAAGAAATCGACGAACAGATAGGAGCCGCCGACAAACGCGCTTTGCGAAATCATCGAGGTCGTCGGGAAGTGGAACAGCGCCACCAGCAGCGCGCAGATGCCGCGCCAGGAATCCAGCACCAGAAAGCGCTCGCCGGCCGCCGTGCCCACACGGGTCGCCGCTGGTGCGGGCGCAAGGTTGAGCAGAGCCGTCTCAGCCATAATGATACAGATCCTGTGTTGCCCTGGCACTCGCCGAGCGCCGCGCCGTTTCCGCAAGCTGTGACTGGCATGTTGCGTGCCGGTTCTGTAGTTGTGGCTGCCCCGATGCAAACCGAGGACCCGTAATGGCGAACCTAGAGATCGACCACGCGTTCACCGCCCGCTCCAAGACGGGCGCGTCGTTCGAGCCGACCTATGCCGGCGCGCTGTCGTTCATGCGGCGCAAATATACGAAGGACGTGAAGGGCGCGGACGCCGTGGTATGGGGCATTCCTTTCGACGCCGCCGTCACCAACCGGCCTGGCGCCCGCTTCGGGCCGCAGGCGATCCGTCGCGCCTCGGCGATCCTCGACAACGATCCGCAGTATCCGTTCTCGCGCGATCTGTTCGAGCATCTTTCGGTGGTCGACTACGGTGATTGCCTGCTGGACAGCGGCAATCACCACAAGACGCCCGGCACGATCGAGCGCGAGGCGGCCAAAATCCTGAAATCAGGCGCGTTCCTTTTGACGCTCGGCGGCGACCATTTCGTCACCTGGCCGCTGCTCAAGGCGCATGCCGCGATCCACGGGCCGCTGGCGATGGTGCAGTTCGACGCGCATCAGGACACCTGGCCGGATGACGGCAAGCGCATTGACCACGGCTCCTTCGTCGCCCGCGCGGTGAATGAAGGCATCATCGACCCCGACCGCTCGATCCAGATCGGCATCCGCACCCATGCGCCGGATACGTTCGGCATAAAAATCCTCTACGGCCATGAGGTCGAGGAAATGCGCGCCTCCGACATCGCCTATGCGATCGTCGACCGCACTGGCGGCAAGAAGACCTACCTCACCTTCGACATCGACTGCCTCGATCCGGCCTTCGCGCCAGGCACCGGCACGCCGGTGGCAGGTGGCCCGTCATCGGCCAAGATGCTGTCGACGCTGCGTCAACTCGGCCAGGTCGATGTCGTCGGCGCCGACATCGTCGAGGTTGCGCCGGCCTATGATCATGCCGATATAACGGCGATCGCCGGATCGATCATCGCCATGCACTATCTCGGCCTGTTGGCGGAACGAAAGGCACGGGCGGAAGAGTTGAACAACGGCAATCATGCCGCGCTAAATCATGCTCACGGCATATGACATTGGAATCGCAGGGAATTTGGTAAGCGATGAAACCGAAAATCTTCATTGACGGCGAACACGGAACGACGGGCCTGCAGATCAGGGCGCTGCTCGCGGACCGCGGCGACCTGGAGATCATCTCCATCCCGACCGAGCGCCGCAAGGAGACCGCCGCCCGCGCCGAATTCCTCAACGCGGCCGATGTCGCGATCCTTTGCCTGCCGGATGCGGCGGCGAAGGAAAGCGTGTCGCTGATCACGAACGACACGACCAAGGTGATCGACGCCTCGACCGCGCATCGCGTCGCCGAGGGCTGGGAATACGGCTTTGCCGAAATGGACAAGGACCAGGCGAAGAAGATCGCCAGCGCGAAGCGCATCGCCAATCCGGGCTGCTGGCCGCAAGGGCCGATCGCCACGCTGCGGCCGCTGGTCTCCGCCGGCCTGTTGCCGGCCGATTTTCCGGTCACCGTCAACGGCATTTCCGGCTATTCCGGCGGCGGGCGGCCGATGATCGAGGACTATGTCGGCAAGGGTGAGGACGCGCCCGAGTTCCTGCCCTACGGGCTGACGCTGCAGCACAAGCATGTGCCGGAGCTCCGCGCCTATGCGAAGCTGTCGCACGACCCGATCATGCAGCCGGCGGTGGGTAATTTCGCGCAGGGCATGATCACGGTGGTGCCGCTGCAGCTCCGCGGTCTCGACCGCGTGCCGACCGGCGCCGAACTCCACGCGGCGATCGCCGACCATTATGCGTCGATCGACGGCGGCGTGGTCGAGGTCGCGCCATATACCCACATGGAGCGGATCGCGGAGATCGATCCGGAGATCTATAACGGCACCAACCGGATGAAGGTCTATGTGTTCGCCAATGACGAGCGGGCCCAGGCATTGCTGATGGCCGTCTACGACAATCTCGGCAAGGGCGCGTCGGGCGCCGCTGTACAGAATCTCGACCTGATGCTCGGCATCAAGCACTGAGCGGCGATGCAGGCGTTTCCAGAGCGCTGGAAGGTCGGCGCTCCTGAGCTCATTGCCGGCCGTCAGCTTCTGACGTTTATCTCCGTCGGCAGCGGATAGGCGCCCTTGGTGCCACGCCAATGCGCGGTGGCGAAGCCGAGCAGGACCAGCGCGATCGCCTGATGCGTCAATGCCATGTGCAGCGGCACCTGCATCAGCAGCGTGCCGATGCCGATCGAGGCCTGGAGGACCACCAGCGCGAAGAGAAGCGTGGTGCGACGGGCATGGGTGGTGCCGGGCTGGCGCCGACACGTGGCGATCATATGCCAGAGCGCCACGAGAAAGACCGTATAGGCGCCCAGTCGGTGGACGAACTGCACCGTCTTCGGATTCTCAAAGAAGTTCAGCCAGGCGGGCTTCAGGAGAAGCAGATCGGAGGGGATCACCTTTCCGTCCATCAGCGGCCATGTGTTGTAGGAAAGACCGGCGTGAAGGCCAGCGACCAATCCGCCGAGATAGATCTGGATTAGCGTCAGGAACACGATGAAGCCGGCGAGCCGCTGTGTCGAGCGGTCGGCGGCAGGCTCCGAATGCGGCGCCAGGCCTCGCGCGACCGCCATCGTGGCGGTGAAGATCAGCGCGGCAAGCGTCAGATGCGTCGCCAGGCGGTACTGGCTGACCGAAACGCGGTCGACAAGGCCGGAAGCCACCATCCACCAGCCGATGGCGCCTTGCAGTCCGCCGAGCGCCAGGATGCCGATGAGCTTCAACCCAAGGCCGCGCTCGATGCGGCGCGTTGCCCAGAAGAACAGCAGCGGCAGGGCGAAGACCACGCCGACGCTGCGCGCCAGGATGCGGTGCGCCCACTCCCACCAGAAGATCGACTTGAAGTCCTCGAGGCTCATGCCCTTGTTGATCTCGGTATATTGCGGGATCTGCTGGTAGCGCTGGAACTCTTCCTGCCATTCGGCGTCGTTGAGCGGCGGGATGACGCCATGGATCGGCTGCCACTCGGTGATCGACAGGCCCGAGCCGGTGAGACGCGTGGAACCACCGACCAGAACCAGCGCGAACAGCACGAACACCACGACGTAGAGCCAGCCGCGCACCAAAGCGCGGTTATGGAGGTCTCGGTCGCGTGCGGCATAGGGGGCCGTGGCGGTGATTGCAGCCATGGACGTTTTCCGGCAGTTGAAACGCTGGAGTGGTGGACCAAGGCTCGCGCCGTGGCAAGGCTGGACAGCGCGGCACGCCGTCGCGCCGGGCCGCGGTGGTTGCGTGCGCACGCCATTCAGCCTAAGCGAGACGGGTCAACGAGACCGCGACATGCCCATTCGCCTGAAAAAGCTGATCGGAACCATCCTGCTTGTGGCGCTGGTCATCATCTATGCGCTGATCGCCTCCGCGGTCGCGGTCACCAGGCTCGCCGAATACGGGCCTACGGCGCATCTCCTGTTCTTCCTGCTCAGCGGCTTTCTCTGGGTTCTGCCGGCCATGGCCATCATCAAATGGCTGATCATCGAGCCGCGTCCGAAGGGTTGATCCTCGCTGACGCCAGCGGCGCCGGCTGGTCTAGATGGTCACCACCATCTTGCCGGCATTGGCGAGCGGCGTCGTGATGCCGGACAGCATCGTTTGGATATGCGCCACGCTCTGGTAGCGGCCGTTGACGGAGATGCGCGGCAGCGCGTGCAGGAAGCCGGCATGCTCGGCCCTCAGCACGCCGTGCCGCGTGGTCACCGCCGAGACGTAGCCCGCGTCGCGGGCGAAGCCCACTTCGCGGCAGCCGACAGCGCTGGCATAGCCGTAAGGGTAAGCGAAATGACGCGGCTCCTCGCCGAGCCTTTCTTCAAGGATACGGCGGACGTCGCCGATCTCATGGCGCGCATCGGCTTCGGACAGCCGCTTCAAATTTCGATGATTGACCGTGTGCGCGCCGATGGTCACCAGCGGGTGTGCGGCCACGGCACGGAGCTCATCCCAATTCATCAAGGTGCATGGGCGGCCTGTGCCGAATTCATAGCCGTTCGATCGGGCAAGCTCGCGCAATGCCGCACCCTGCTCCTCCTCGGGCACTTCCACGGTCAGCCAAGCGTTCAGCCGCGCGATGGCCTGGATCTTCCTGCCCCGTGTCGAGCAATCGATCGCCCTCGGCTTGCCCGCCATCGTCAGCGTCAGGCGCGAGCAGGTGTCGACGATGTCCTCGATGACGTCCCACCAGAGATCGACGGCGCCGTCGATCAGGCCGGGGGCGACATAGATGGTGATCGGCGCGCCGTGCTTTTCCAACACGGGAAGCGCCTCGGTCATGTTGTCGCGATATGCGTCGTCGGCGGTGATGGTGGCGAACTGGCCGCCTTTGCCACCCATCTTGATGCGCT
This region of Mesorhizobium sp. M2A.F.Ca.ET.046.03.2.1 genomic DNA includes:
- the rplM gene encoding 50S ribosomal protein L13; the protein is MATFSQKPADVVKKWVLIDAEGLVVGRLATVIANHLRGKHKPTFTPHVDDGDNVIVINADKVVFTGKKYTDKVYYWHTGHPGGIKERTARQLLEGRFPERVVEKAVERMIPRGPLGRRQMKNLRVYAGAEHPHTAQQPVTLDVAKLNSKNKRAS
- the rpsI gene encoding 30S ribosomal protein S9 codes for the protein MAELSSLAELGTVAAQPAAPVHVQKLDKSGRAYATGKRKNAIARVWVKPGSGKITVNDKEFATYFARPVLQMILNQPIVAANRAGQYDIVATVIGGGLSGQAGAVRHGISKALTYYEPGLRSVLKKGGFLTRDSRVVERKKYGKAKARRSFQFSKR
- a CDS encoding LysR family transcriptional regulator; the protein is MAADLNDLQAFMAVARAGGFREGARATAGSASALSEAIRRLETQLGVRLFNRTTRSVALTEAGAGLLARLGPALGEVEAALDVVNGFRDRPAGTLRLNVPISASRLVLPRIVPGFLAAYPAIRLEVIAEENFIDLLVAGCDAGIRYDERLEQDMIAVPIGPRTQRFTTSAAPAYLDRHGRPQHPRDLLGHACIRGRFPSGVMTPWEFERDGEVVRVDTTGPLLVSIGGGVDLAVDAAIAGVGILWLFEDWVRPHFESGALEPVLEPWWQEFSGPFLYYPGRRLVPAPLRAFIDYIKTPAGHW
- a CDS encoding aldo/keto reductase family oxidoreductase, with the protein product MSSVNKSGTYKLGDRSVRRLGYGAMQLAGKGVFGPPKDHDAAIAVLREAVAQGVNHIDTSDYYGPYVTNRLIREALAPYPDDLTIVTKIGARRGEDASWLPAFTADELEQAVHDNLRNLGLEVMDVVNLRIMFGVHGPAEGSIEAQVTKLAELQRKGLVRHIGLSNVTRAQIAEGRKICDIVCVQNQYNLAHRDDDALIHELARDGIAYVPFFPLGGFSPLQSSTLSDVADRLGATPMQVALAWLLQRSPNILLIPGTSSVAHLRENLAAAELELSADVLNELDGVAKAA
- a CDS encoding glycerophosphodiester phosphodiesterase family protein; this translates as MRTLWLRLFLSAALGAIPNQSLAGETRAAQILDRFEHANQWRDHVMIAAHRAGSMQAGKTLYAENSLAAVEGSIAIGAEIIEVDVRRAKDGEFVIMHDSWLDRTTTCKGEVVNYTLAELKNCRLVIEGTGAVTNETVSTLREMLLTTRDRILINLDNKLEVTDLPGMVAEARDLGMADQVIVKENLWNPQRIDAASAALASAGGGFQFMPILADDAVHDAAFADEVDKVFAPRAIELINWRNGAETLTASGGPLFSNHMRAEAARGDWHLWADTYAIVHKPGGFLAGGRGDELAVAAGLPREAWGFWVDRGATIIQTDEPKAAIEWLAANGYRVPYTTDIRQAEPAHTASIN
- a CDS encoding acyltransferase is translated as MAETALLNLAPAPAATRVGTAAGERFLVLDSWRGICALLVALFHFPTTSMISQSAFVGGSYLFVDFFFVLSGFVIASAYGGRLNEPDDLARFALVRFGRIYPLHLMMLAAFAGFEALRLVLPALHGTGPAPFTAGFDLKSLIANLFLLQGMGVEDHLSWNAPSWSISAEFFTYLLFAAVVFAAGQRAWTWFVAAAVTAPLFLLAVSTRHMDVSFDFGFIRCLYGFSLGALLAWFQHDSIAEARQALSGGTGRIAWTIAELVTITGIALFVSIAGTNDLGIAAPVVFALALYLFAHEGGLVSAVLRSRPMLLLGSLSYSIYMVHIFVQARLINAGGLIERKLGLGIVGDLMLRGEHATGFGAGSPLIGFAALIAMLIAVVVASWFTWRFVEMPALAWFRRLSKRI
- the speB gene encoding agmatinase — its product is MANLEIDHAFTARSKTGASFEPTYAGALSFMRRKYTKDVKGADAVVWGIPFDAAVTNRPGARFGPQAIRRASAILDNDPQYPFSRDLFEHLSVVDYGDCLLDSGNHHKTPGTIEREAAKILKSGAFLLTLGGDHFVTWPLLKAHAAIHGPLAMVQFDAHQDTWPDDGKRIDHGSFVARAVNEGIIDPDRSIQIGIRTHAPDTFGIKILYGHEVEEMRASDIAYAIVDRTGGKKTYLTFDIDCLDPAFAPGTGTPVAGGPSSAKMLSTLRQLGQVDVVGADIVEVAPAYDHADITAIAGSIIAMHYLGLLAERKARAEELNNGNHAALNHAHGI
- the argC gene encoding N-acetyl-gamma-glutamyl-phosphate reductase — protein: MKPKIFIDGEHGTTGLQIRALLADRGDLEIISIPTERRKETAARAEFLNAADVAILCLPDAAAKESVSLITNDTTKVIDASTAHRVAEGWEYGFAEMDKDQAKKIASAKRIANPGCWPQGPIATLRPLVSAGLLPADFPVTVNGISGYSGGGRPMIEDYVGKGEDAPEFLPYGLTLQHKHVPELRAYAKLSHDPIMQPAVGNFAQGMITVVPLQLRGLDRVPTGAELHAAIADHYASIDGGVVEVAPYTHMERIAEIDPEIYNGTNRMKVYVFANDERAQALLMAVYDNLGKGASGAAVQNLDLMLGIKH
- a CDS encoding COX15/CtaA family protein, with product MAAITATAPYAARDRDLHNRALVRGWLYVVVFVLFALVLVGGSTRLTGSGLSITEWQPIHGVIPPLNDAEWQEEFQRYQQIPQYTEINKGMSLEDFKSIFWWEWAHRILARSVGVVFALPLLFFWATRRIERGLGLKLIGILALGGLQGAIGWWMVASGLVDRVSVSQYRLATHLTLAALIFTATMAVARGLAPHSEPAADRSTQRLAGFIVFLTLIQIYLGGLVAGLHAGLSYNTWPLMDGKVIPSDLLLLKPAWLNFFENPKTVQFVHRLGAYTVFLVALWHMIATCRRQPGTTHARRTTLLFALVVLQASIGIGTLLMQVPLHMALTHQAIALVLLGFATAHWRGTKGAYPLPTEINVRS
- a CDS encoding DUF2842 domain-containing protein, translated to MPIRLKKLIGTILLVALVIIYALIASAVAVTRLAEYGPTAHLLFFLLSGFLWVLPAMAIIKWLIIEPRPKG
- a CDS encoding polysaccharide deacetylase family protein, yielding MIDGGEAIRKLALNLARYSGLAPLARPFVGGIGAILMLHRVTATPEKPNGVNRHLNIAPAFLDRLIADMKGRGYAFVSLDEAIERIKMGGKGGQFATITADDAYRDNMTEALPVLEKHGAPITIYVAPGLIDGAVDLWWDVIEDIVDTCSRLTLTMAGKPRAIDCSTRGRKIQAIARLNAWLTVEVPEEEQGAALRELARSNGYEFGTGRPCTLMNWDELRAVAAHPLVTIGAHTVNHRNLKRLSEADARHEIGDVRRILEERLGEEPRHFAYPYGYASAVGCREVGFARDAGYVSAVTTRHGVLRAEHAGFLHALPRISVNGRYQSVAHIQTMLSGITTPLANAGKMVVTI